From a region of the Fusobacterium sp. FSA-380-WT-3A genome:
- a CDS encoding toxin-antitoxin system YwqK family antitoxin, which translates to MKKLILMIFFSFIAYSFGYQIKENFTGQIIKKYENGQVQSIENFKNGKLNGEFKEFYKDGTLSQIGSFKNGDLENIKAFYESGNLKFEENLKDRKGKYRGYYPNGQLEEEGEVFQGEETGLWKYYNENGKLLSEGKYKEGKKIGKWKLYNPDGSLLKIENYKEK; encoded by the coding sequence ATGAAAAAGTTGATATTGATGATATTTTTTAGCTTTATAGCCTATTCTTTTGGTTATCAGATAAAAGAAAATTTTACAGGACAGATAATAAAAAAATATGAAAATGGACAAGTGCAATCAATAGAAAATTTTAAAAATGGAAAACTTAATGGGGAGTTTAAAGAATTTTATAAAGATGGGACTCTATCTCAAATAGGAAGTTTTAAAAATGGAGATTTAGAAAATATAAAAGCTTTTTATGAAAGTGGAAATTTAAAATTTGAAGAAAATTTAAAGGATAGAAAAGGAAAATATAGAGGATATTATCCTAATGGACAGTTAGAAGAAGAGGGAGAAGTTTTTCAAGGAGAAGAAACGGGACTTTGGAAATATTATAATGAAAATGGAAAATTACTTTCAGAGGGAAAATATAAAGAGGGTAAAAAGATAGGAAAATGGAAATTATATAATCCTGATGGAAGTTTATTAAAGATAGAAAATTATAAAGAAAAATAG
- a CDS encoding ankyrin repeat domain-containing protein has product MYKIGYLGNFETVPQVVEYIINSDIEKLEEEYKKGWDINKKITLNEFITETPLEMAIQCVNEKVILWLLEKEVNVKAGIDDWVTPISSAGRFLSSEICELLIKHGALENLTERQYERIFADIYYGKKFENIDIFEKYGVTVKKYGNNCLREAIYDKNKNLAQMFLDYGADINYHEYEMVFTDNSTPVMVAVQRNSLELVKWLVEKGADITIKNKFGERPYTIAVLNENQEMIEYIKSLEPVDFHNEETRKSIIKKYKLPKDMVEFFDKGDLKIEFSKNIDSKYIEFFKLEDTVEMTWKRKKYLSLVKDLENYWLHLLWYSKEKTLYIFDGEHEEIYKIGDWSYFINNCEEIVGKFINGEL; this is encoded by the coding sequence ATGTATAAGATTGGTTATCTTGGAAATTTTGAAACAGTACCTCAAGTAGTAGAATATATCATAAATAGTGATATTGAAAAATTGGAAGAGGAATATAAAAAAGGTTGGGATATAAACAAAAAAATTACTTTAAATGAATTTATAACAGAAACTCCTTTAGAAATGGCTATACAATGTGTTAATGAAAAAGTTATTTTATGGCTTTTAGAAAAAGAAGTGAATGTAAAAGCTGGAATAGATGATTGGGTAACTCCTATTTCAAGTGCAGGGCGTTTTTTATCTTCAGAGATATGTGAATTATTAATAAAACATGGAGCATTAGAAAATTTAACTGAAAGGCAATATGAGAGAATTTTTGCTGATATTTACTATGGAAAAAAATTTGAAAATATAGATATTTTTGAAAAGTATGGAGTAACAGTTAAAAAATATGGAAATAATTGTTTGAGGGAAGCTATCTATGATAAAAATAAAAATTTAGCTCAAATGTTTTTAGACTATGGAGCTGATATAAATTACCATGAATATGAGATGGTTTTTACTGATAATTCAACTCCTGTGATGGTAGCTGTTCAAAGAAACTCTCTTGAATTAGTAAAATGGTTAGTAGAAAAGGGAGCAGATATTACAATTAAAAATAAATTTGGAGAAAGACCATATACAATAGCAGTTTTAAATGAAAATCAAGAGATGATAGAGTATATTAAAAGCTTAGAACCAGTAGATTTTCATAATGAAGAAACTAGAAAAAGTATAATAAAAAAATATAAATTGCCAAAAGATATGGTAGAGTTCTTTGATAAGGGAGATTTAAAGATAGAGTTCTCTAAAAATATTGATAGCAAATATATTGAGTTTTTTAAATTGGAAGATACAGTTGAAATGACTTGGAAAAGAAAAAAATATCTTTCTTTAGTAAAGGATTTAGAAAACTATTGGTTACATCTTTTATGGTATTCTAAAGAAAAAACTTTGTATATTTTTGATGGAGAGCATGAGGAGATTTATAAAATAGGAGATTGGAGCTATTTTATAAATAATTGTGAAGAGATTGTTGGAAAATTTATAAATGGGGAACTGTAA